A genomic region of Janthinobacterium lividum contains the following coding sequences:
- a CDS encoding methylglyoxal synthase, protein MKTRIALIAHDKKKDDMITLAGEYLDFLKGCELSATGTTGGRLINELGLAVERKHSGPFGGDLQIGSLLVEGLIDCVIFLRDPMTPQPHEPDINALVRACDVHNVACATNLSSAHLVLSQLQARASAAA, encoded by the coding sequence ATGAAAACACGTATCGCCCTGATTGCCCACGACAAGAAAAAAGATGACATGATTACCCTGGCGGGCGAATACCTGGACTTTTTGAAGGGTTGCGAACTGTCGGCCACGGGCACCACGGGCGGCCGCCTGATCAACGAACTGGGCCTGGCGGTCGAACGCAAGCATTCCGGTCCGTTCGGCGGCGACTTGCAGATCGGCTCGCTGCTGGTGGAAGGCTTGATCGATTGCGTGATTTTCCTGCGCGACCCGATGACGCCGCAGCCGCACGAGCCGGACATCAACGCCCTGGTGCGCGCCTGCGACGTGCACAACGTGGCGTGCGCGACGAATCTGTCTTCGGCGCACCTGGTGCTGTCGCAGTTGCAGGCGCGGGCCAGCGCGGCCGCCTGA
- a CDS encoding alkaline phosphatase D family protein yields the protein MDRRQFLKLGGFITVSVATAGLAACGSTDYSDPGVPLASGSDWKFPQSVASGDPRADSAMLWTRVVPASFDAVAPAVAGKDEVAVRLIVSASDNTAALGGNTALAGTPIVDAKLPLKADFDNTLRHKVTGLQPGQVYFYQFIAGDVRSNVGRFKTAPAATADVPQLQFAYLTCQDWSINHWGALSHIAANENLDFIVHLGDYIYETVGEAFQSGAVESRHDQLKLPDGTYKSGTSGAKYATTVADYRYLYKKYRTDARLQAVHERFAFIAIWDDHEFTDDAWQDASTYEGIVAADGSDLHQPARRRSANQAWFEYMPADVTFDAAATTFQNIQIYRDFQFGKLMQLVMTDERLYRADHAIAESTINPATGKPLGSIGSRYLVPQALFDSVEGQKMAAATKAGADPLAAVGMLGTTQRDWWKSKMKAATSTWKLWGNEVSLLRMGLNGTDAIATLLALSAMVNVGKAIASTLPLVGGSVPLASGIVAASTAGASATVAQAAAIAIAGAATNAGAQGAAAVGAGLSAAQAGITVAAYNSGSPAAAAQVIAFGWIKPDVQAKGAASSFVAASGQQAALAPFFTRFLLNCDQWDGYNSERKNLMAHLKNNAIGNVVAITGDIHSFFAGTVSDDFDAAGGGTPVMVDLVSAGVSSDSFFSYLKSAAGSMGDIGTLVSYPLAIPVTGLGTVNLDINLLDYTMGKAAPTIDSLLEQLRVQLRGALAAKGVSEAQLDATVAAVQAGLKASTDFSATLLGLAQQLSGLGNNPWIKHLNTDAQGYTVVTLTPGKLVAQFKQVHKLIGTAAPGNVIARVTTATVTAGAAAVVVS from the coding sequence ATGGATAGGCGGCAATTTCTGAAATTGGGCGGCTTTATCACGGTCTCCGTGGCGACCGCCGGCCTCGCCGCCTGCGGCAGCACCGATTACAGCGATCCTGGCGTGCCGCTGGCCTCGGGCAGCGACTGGAAATTCCCGCAAAGCGTGGCCTCGGGCGACCCGCGCGCCGACAGCGCCATGCTGTGGACGCGCGTCGTGCCCGCCAGTTTCGATGCCGTCGCGCCCGCCGTGGCCGGCAAGGATGAGGTTGCCGTACGCCTGATCGTCAGCGCCAGCGACAATACGGCCGCCCTGGGCGGCAATACGGCCCTGGCCGGCACGCCCATCGTCGATGCCAAGCTGCCGCTGAAAGCCGATTTCGACAATACCCTGCGCCACAAGGTGACGGGCTTGCAGCCGGGCCAGGTGTATTTTTACCAGTTCATCGCCGGCGACGTGCGCTCGAACGTGGGCCGCTTCAAGACGGCGCCCGCCGCCACGGCCGACGTGCCGCAGCTGCAGTTCGCCTACCTGACGTGCCAGGACTGGAGCATCAACCACTGGGGCGCGCTGTCGCACATCGCCGCCAATGAAAACCTGGATTTCATCGTCCACCTGGGCGACTACATCTATGAAACGGTGGGCGAGGCCTTCCAGAGCGGCGCCGTGGAAAGCCGCCACGACCAGCTGAAACTGCCGGACGGCACGTATAAAAGCGGCACGTCCGGCGCGAAATATGCCACCACGGTGGCCGATTACCGCTACCTGTACAAGAAATACCGCACCGATGCGCGCCTGCAAGCCGTGCACGAGCGCTTTGCCTTCATCGCCATCTGGGATGATCACGAATTCACGGACGACGCCTGGCAGGACGCGTCCACCTACGAGGGCATCGTGGCCGCCGACGGCAGCGATTTGCACCAGCCGGCCCGCCGCCGCAGCGCCAACCAGGCGTGGTTCGAATACATGCCGGCCGACGTCACGTTCGATGCCGCCGCGACAACGTTCCAGAATATCCAGATCTACCGCGATTTCCAGTTCGGCAAACTGATGCAGCTGGTGATGACGGACGAGCGCCTGTACCGCGCCGACCATGCGATCGCGGAATCGACCATCAACCCCGCCACGGGCAAGCCGCTGGGCAGCATCGGCAGCCGCTATCTGGTGCCGCAAGCGTTGTTCGACAGCGTGGAAGGGCAGAAGATGGCCGCCGCCACCAAGGCCGGCGCCGACCCGCTGGCTGCCGTCGGCATGCTGGGCACGACCCAGCGCGACTGGTGGAAAAGCAAGATGAAGGCAGCGACCTCTACCTGGAAGCTGTGGGGCAATGAAGTGTCATTGCTGCGCATGGGCTTGAATGGCACGGATGCGATCGCCACCTTGCTGGCCCTGAGCGCCATGGTGAACGTGGGCAAGGCCATCGCCAGCACCCTGCCACTGGTGGGCGGCAGCGTGCCGCTGGCCTCAGGCATCGTGGCCGCTTCGACGGCAGGCGCATCGGCGACCGTGGCGCAAGCGGCGGCCATAGCGATTGCCGGCGCGGCAACCAATGCAGGCGCGCAGGGCGCCGCCGCCGTGGGCGCCGGCTTGAGCGCGGCCCAGGCCGGCATCACGGTGGCCGCCTACAACAGCGGCTCGCCGGCCGCCGCCGCGCAAGTGATCGCCTTCGGCTGGATCAAGCCCGACGTGCAGGCCAAGGGCGCCGCGTCAAGCTTTGTCGCCGCTTCCGGCCAGCAGGCGGCGCTGGCGCCATTCTTCACGCGCTTCCTGCTCAATTGCGACCAGTGGGATGGCTACAACAGCGAGCGCAAGAATTTGATGGCGCACCTGAAAAACAATGCCATCGGCAACGTGGTGGCGATTACGGGCGATATCCACTCGTTTTTTGCGGGCACGGTCAGCGACGATTTCGACGCCGCCGGCGGCGGCACGCCCGTCATGGTGGACCTGGTGTCGGCCGGCGTCAGCTCCGATTCCTTCTTCAGTTACCTGAAGTCGGCCGCCGGCAGCATGGGCGATATCGGCACCCTCGTCAGCTATCCGCTGGCCATTCCCGTCACGGGCCTGGGCACGGTGAATCTCGACATCAACCTGCTCGACTACACCATGGGCAAGGCGGCGCCCACCATCGACAGCCTGCTGGAGCAATTGCGCGTGCAGCTGCGCGGCGCCCTGGCCGCCAAGGGCGTGTCGGAGGCGCAGCTCGATGCCACGGTAGCTGCCGTGCAGGCCGGCTTGAAAGCGAGCACTGACTTCAGCGCAACCCTGCTGGGCCTGGCGCAGCAATTGTCCGGCCTGGGCAACAACCCGTGGATCAAGCATCTGAATACGGATGCGCAGGGCTACACGGTGGTTACTTTGACGCCGGGCAAGCTGGTGGCGCAGTTCAAGCAGGTGCATAAACTGATCGGCACGGCGGCACCAGGCAACGTGATTGCGCGGGTGACGACGGCGACGGTGACGGCGGGCGCGGCGGCGGTGGTGGTGTCTTAA
- a CDS encoding DUF4136 domain-containing protein, with translation MKRYLTIMMAALTVLLTGCATTIRSDVTVFHEWPAQLQDKSYAFEAPAAENDTLEYRSYQNLVRAELAKHGFGEASGPAAANLRVAMQFSTVDYPERVLQASDPFWYGPGYWPGRYGYRYGAWPGYGRFGYNPYWYGPMDMEESVRHKYERELRVTINDRTGKKLYDVTVQSTSNKRATSQVMPAMVASAFADFPGQSGVPRKVEVKID, from the coding sequence ATGAAACGTTATCTCACCATCATGATGGCCGCATTGACCGTGTTGCTGACCGGATGCGCCACCACCATACGCAGCGACGTCACCGTCTTCCACGAGTGGCCTGCGCAATTGCAGGACAAATCGTATGCGTTTGAAGCGCCAGCGGCGGAAAACGACACGCTGGAATACCGCAGCTACCAGAACCTGGTGCGCGCGGAACTGGCCAAGCACGGCTTCGGCGAAGCTTCCGGCCCGGCGGCAGCCAATTTGCGCGTGGCGATGCAGTTTTCCACCGTCGACTATCCTGAGCGCGTGCTGCAGGCGTCTGATCCATTCTGGTATGGCCCTGGCTACTGGCCTGGCCGCTACGGCTACCGCTACGGCGCGTGGCCAGGCTATGGCCGCTTTGGCTATAACCCCTACTGGTATGGTCCGATGGACATGGAAGAAAGCGTGCGCCACAAATACGAACGCGAATTGCGCGTGACGATCAATGACCGCACCGGCAAGAAACTGTATGACGTGACCGTGCAATCGACCAGCAACAAGCGCGCCACGTCGCAGGTGATGCCGGCCATGGTCGCCAGCGCCTTTGCCGACTTCCCCGGACAAAGCGGCGTTCCCCGCAAGGTGGAAGTCAAGATAGACTGA
- a CDS encoding quinone oxidoreductase family protein: MSATITTKAIRVQRVGGPDVMEYVDVELPPPGPGEARVKHEAIGLNFIDVYFRTGLYPQPLPNGLGVEGAGIVEAVGEGVTEVKIGDRVAYAARINGAYAQQRNLPAALLLVLPERIAFDTAAAMMLQGLTVQYLFHRTVALKAGDTVLFHAAAGGVGLIACQWAKVLGVNLIGTAGSDEKAALAKAHGAAHVINYNTENFVERVREITGGKGVSVVYDSIGKDTFTGSLDCLAPLGMMVSFGNASGPVPAFTLSELASRGSLFLTRPALFSYASNRANLEEMATSLFGVVSSGEVQIEINQRYSLAHIAQAHTDLEGRKTTGSTIIVP, from the coding sequence ATGAGTGCAACGATTACCACCAAGGCCATCCGCGTGCAGCGCGTGGGCGGCCCGGATGTGATGGAATACGTGGACGTGGAACTGCCGCCGCCCGGCCCCGGCGAGGCGCGCGTGAAACACGAGGCCATCGGCCTCAATTTCATCGACGTGTATTTCCGCACTGGCCTGTACCCGCAGCCGCTGCCCAATGGCCTCGGTGTCGAGGGGGCGGGCATCGTCGAGGCAGTGGGTGAGGGCGTCACGGAAGTGAAAATCGGCGACCGGGTGGCGTATGCGGCGCGCATCAATGGCGCGTATGCGCAGCAGCGCAACTTGCCGGCGGCGCTGCTGCTGGTGTTGCCCGAGCGCATCGCTTTCGATACGGCCGCCGCCATGATGCTGCAAGGCTTGACGGTGCAATACCTGTTCCACCGCACGGTGGCCCTGAAGGCGGGCGATACCGTCCTGTTCCACGCGGCCGCGGGCGGCGTGGGCCTGATCGCCTGCCAGTGGGCGAAAGTGCTGGGTGTGAACCTGATCGGCACGGCCGGTTCCGATGAAAAGGCGGCGCTGGCCAAGGCGCATGGCGCCGCCCACGTCATCAACTACAACACGGAAAACTTCGTCGAGCGCGTGCGCGAGATCACGGGCGGCAAGGGCGTCTCCGTGGTGTACGATTCCATCGGCAAGGATACGTTTACGGGTTCGCTCGACTGCCTGGCGCCGCTGGGCATGATGGTCAGCTTCGGCAACGCGTCCGGTCCCGTGCCGGCCTTCACCCTCAGTGAACTGGCGTCGCGCGGCTCGCTGTTCCTCACGCGCCCGGCCCTGTTCAGCTATGCCTCGAACCGTGCGAACCTGGAAGAAATGGCCACCTCGCTGTTCGGCGTCGTCAGCAGCGGCGAAGTGCAGATCGAGATCAACCAGCGCTACAGCCTGGCCCATATCGCCCAGGCGCACACGGACCTGGAAGGGCGCAAGACGACCGGTTCCACCATCATCGTGCCATGA
- a CDS encoding DMT family transporter encodes MSSSSPQVSPPSLPRSVYLGGLAIAVGGAVLFSTKAIVAKLLYRYQIDAVTLIAFRMIFSLPVFAVIAWWKMRTEPPLSTSDRLRLVGLGLVGYYLSSYLDFLGLQYISVGLERLILFLTPTFVLLITTVYFKQRISRLQWLALFTSYCGIVLVFVHDLQGGASNVALGSTLVLGSACAYAVYLLGSGELVKRIGSMRLVSYAMCVASFACIFQFFILRPVELLIQPMPVYGLSLLNGIFCTVMPVFMTMIAVERIGAPVASQAGMIGPVSTLFLGAMILDEPITNWQLAGTSLVLAGIYLLSKKK; translated from the coding sequence ATGAGCTCCAGTTCCCCGCAAGTATCTCCTCCCTCGCTTCCCCGTTCCGTCTACCTCGGTGGCCTGGCCATCGCCGTGGGCGGCGCGGTGCTGTTTTCCACCAAGGCTATCGTCGCCAAGCTGCTGTACCGTTACCAGATCGACGCCGTCACCCTGATCGCCTTCAGGATGATTTTTTCGCTGCCCGTATTCGCCGTCATCGCCTGGTGGAAGATGCGCACGGAGCCGCCGCTGTCGACCAGCGACCGGCTGCGCCTCGTCGGGCTGGGCCTCGTTGGCTACTACCTGTCCAGCTATCTGGATTTTCTGGGCCTGCAATACATTTCCGTGGGCCTGGAGCGCTTGATCCTGTTCCTTACGCCCACCTTCGTACTGCTGATTACCACCGTGTACTTCAAGCAGCGCATCAGCCGCCTGCAGTGGCTGGCACTGTTCACGTCCTATTGCGGCATCGTGCTGGTGTTCGTGCACGACTTGCAGGGCGGCGCCAGCAATGTGGCGCTGGGGTCGACTCTCGTGCTGGGTTCGGCTTGCGCGTATGCCGTGTATCTGCTGGGCTCGGGTGAACTGGTCAAGCGCATCGGCTCGATGCGCCTGGTTAGCTATGCGATGTGCGTGGCCAGCTTTGCCTGCATCTTTCAATTCTTCATCCTGCGTCCCGTCGAGCTGCTGATCCAGCCCATGCCCGTGTATGGCTTGTCTTTGCTGAACGGCATCTTTTGCACGGTGATGCCCGTCTTCATGACGATGATCGCCGTCGAGCGCATCGGCGCGCCCGTCGCCTCGCAAGCGGGCATGATCGGTCCCGTGTCGACCCTGTTCCTGGGCGCCATGATTCTCGATGAACCGATCACCAATTGGCAACTGGCTGGCACCAGCCTGGTCTTGGCCGGTATCTACTTGCTGTCGAAAAAGAAATAA
- a CDS encoding YebC/PmpR family DNA-binding transcriptional regulator — protein sequence MAGHSKWANIKHKKAATDAKRGKIWTRLIKEITVAARMGGTDAITNPRLRLAVDKAADANMPKDNVQRAINRGSGGVDGANYEEVRYEGYGVGGAAVIVECMTDNKVRTVAEVRNAFNKNGGNMGNEGSVAFMFQHCGQLLFAPGTDEDKLMEAALEAGADDVIADEEGGFEVVTPVHDFATVKEALEAAGFKAEVAEVIMKPATETVYAGDDAIKMQKLIDALELLDDVQEVFTNALIEN from the coding sequence ATGGCAGGACATAGCAAATGGGCCAACATCAAGCATAAAAAGGCTGCCACCGATGCCAAGCGCGGCAAAATCTGGACGCGCCTGATCAAGGAAATCACGGTCGCGGCCCGCATGGGCGGCACCGACGCCATCACCAATCCGCGCCTGCGCCTGGCGGTCGACAAGGCGGCCGATGCGAACATGCCAAAAGACAACGTCCAGCGCGCGATCAACCGCGGCAGCGGCGGCGTCGACGGCGCCAACTACGAGGAAGTGCGCTACGAAGGCTACGGCGTGGGCGGCGCAGCCGTCATCGTCGAATGCATGACCGACAACAAGGTGCGCACGGTGGCAGAGGTGCGCAACGCCTTCAACAAGAATGGCGGCAACATGGGCAATGAAGGCTCGGTTGCCTTCATGTTCCAGCACTGCGGCCAGTTGCTGTTCGCGCCGGGCACCGACGAAGACAAACTGATGGAAGCGGCACTGGAAGCGGGCGCCGACGACGTCATCGCCGATGAAGAGGGCGGCTTCGAAGTGGTCACTCCCGTGCACGATTTCGCCACCGTCAAGGAAGCGCTGGAAGCGGCCGGCTTCAAGGCCGAAGTGGCCGAAGTCATCATGAAGCCGGCGACGGAAACCGTCTACGCGGGCGACGACGCCATCAAGATGCAAAAGCTGATCGATGCGCTGGAACTGCTGGACGATGTCCAGGAAGTGTTTACGAACGCCCTGATCGAGAACTAA
- the purD gene encoding phosphoribosylamine--glycine ligase produces MKILVVGSGGREHALAWKLAQSERIQMVYVAPGNGGTARDARLVNLDISDPQLLADFVQQEHIGLTVVGPEVPLAAGIVNLFRSRGLKIFGPTKEAAQLESSKDFAKAFMQRHGIPTAAYQTFSDVAPAHAYIDAMGAPIVIKADGLAAGKGVVVAMTLEEAHQAVDMMLADNQFGDAGARIVIEEFLAGEEASFIVMCDGKNILPLATSQDHKRLKDHDQGPNTGGMGAYSPAPIVTPAMHARVMREIIVPTIQGMAKDGITFTGFLYAGLMIDDKGTPKTLEFNCRMGDPETQPIMARLKTDLVTVMEHAVNGTLDAVELEWDRRTAVGVVMAAAGYPDDPVKGTSIGDIPAETVDSVTFHAGTRIEGERLVTNGGRVLCVVGLGDSIKMAQKQAYETVEKIHFDGAQYRRDIGWRGLKH; encoded by the coding sequence ATGAAAATTCTGGTAGTCGGCTCTGGCGGCCGCGAACACGCCCTGGCCTGGAAACTGGCCCAGTCCGAACGCATACAGATGGTGTATGTTGCGCCGGGCAATGGCGGCACCGCGCGCGATGCGCGCCTGGTCAATCTCGACATCAGCGACCCGCAATTGCTGGCCGATTTCGTTCAACAGGAACACATCGGCCTCACGGTCGTCGGTCCGGAAGTGCCGCTGGCGGCGGGCATCGTCAACCTGTTCCGCTCGCGCGGCCTGAAAATCTTCGGCCCGACGAAAGAAGCGGCGCAGCTGGAATCGTCGAAGGACTTCGCCAAGGCCTTCATGCAGCGCCACGGCATCCCGACAGCCGCCTACCAGACGTTTTCCGACGTCGCTCCCGCGCACGCCTACATCGACGCCATGGGCGCACCCATCGTCATCAAGGCCGACGGCCTGGCCGCCGGCAAGGGCGTCGTCGTCGCCATGACCCTGGAAGAAGCACACCAGGCGGTCGACATGATGCTGGCCGATAACCAGTTCGGCGACGCCGGCGCGCGCATCGTCATCGAGGAATTCCTCGCCGGCGAAGAAGCGAGCTTCATCGTCATGTGCGACGGCAAGAACATCCTGCCGCTGGCCACCAGCCAGGACCATAAGCGCCTGAAGGACCACGACCAGGGCCCGAACACGGGCGGCATGGGCGCGTATTCGCCGGCGCCTATCGTCACGCCGGCCATGCATGCGCGCGTCATGCGCGAAATCATCGTGCCGACCATCCAGGGCATGGCCAAGGATGGCATCACGTTCACGGGCTTCCTGTACGCGGGCCTGATGATCGACGACAAGGGCACGCCGAAGACGCTGGAATTCAACTGCCGCATGGGCGACCCGGAAACGCAGCCGATCATGGCGCGCCTGAAAACCGACCTGGTCACCGTCATGGAGCACGCCGTCAACGGCACGCTCGACGCCGTGGAACTGGAATGGGACCGCCGCACGGCCGTCGGCGTCGTCATGGCTGCCGCCGGCTACCCGGACGATCCTGTCAAAGGCACGTCCATCGGCGACATCCCGGCCGAAACCGTCGATTCCGTCACCTTCCATGCGGGCACCCGCATCGAAGGCGAACGCCTGGTCACCAACGGCGGCCGCGTGCTGTGCGTGGTGGGCCTGGGCGACAGCATCAAGATGGCGCAGAAGCAGGCGTATGAAACCGTGGAAAAGATCCATTTCGACGGCGCCCAGTACCGCCGCGACATCGGCTGGCGCGGTCTGAAGCATTGA